The Blattabacteriaceae bacterium sequence GGTAGCCGTTACATCATGAATAGCGTTATGGGTTAAAGAAAGTTCCTTTCTGAAAAGTTTTTGATAAAGTTCTTTAAGAGTAGGCCATTTATTCCTTCTCAAACTAGGAATAGCCTTTTTAGTATCAATGAGGATTTTCTTAAAAATGGAAGTTTTAATATTTTTTCTAAAAAATTCACTATAAACAACATTTATATCAAATTCTATATTGTGCCCAATAATAAATTTACTCTTTTCTAGAGTTTGCTCTAAACAATTTAAAACAAAAAAAAGATCTTCCCCCTCTGACTTAGCTTTTTCAGTCGTTATCCCATGTATTTTTGTAGAATTAAAAGGAATGTCAAAACCTGAAGGTTTAACAAAAAAATTCTTAAACTCAACTAGTCCTCCAAAAGGATTATAACATTGCCAAGCAATTTGTACTATACGAGTATTTTTAGGTAAACCTGTAGTTTCAGTATCTAAAATAACATACATAAGAAAAAACAGTGAAGTGGACATTATCGGATTCGAACCGATGCCCCTACTCTGTCAAAGTAAGACTCTAAACCATCTGAGCTAAATGTCCCATCTTTTAATCACTTTTATAAGCTTTGATAAAACGAGCAACCACCTACCATTTTTGTGTACAATACTATTAGTATAGGCTTTCCTTTGCTTTTTTTAGCTATTTCCCATGAGTTAATAACGCATGAAATGTCATGTGCTTGAAGTTCTTCGATGACCTCCCACCCAAAAAATTTTTCTTTTACTGTTCTATCATTTATTCCATTGCGATAAGCAATATCGATTACTGCTGCCTCCCAAATTTTCCCTTCATTTAACCCATGTAAGCTGTATTGATTTAGTTTTTTAGCTAATGACGCACCTACAGAGCCTTGTCCTCGAATTGCACAAGATGCCTTTAATTTTCTATTCAGTTCTCTTATAGAGAAAAATCCTATCAATGCGCTATAATATACTGGGTAAATATGAAGGAATACTCCTTTCATACAAAAAATATTTGGATTCTGTCTAAGAACTTGCCAATACATAGCAATAAAGTATTCCACACATACTAAAGCCCATACAGTATGTCCTGAATTAGAACGTAAGATATCTCTTCTTATTTGTGTACTAACTCTATTAAGTTGTTTAATTTCTGACATTAATTTAAGAAAAATTATGAAGAAAATAAAAAATACATTGAAAATCTGTATAAATAATAGAAAAGCTTCTTTTGAATATGAATTCATTGAAGAATATATTGCTGGTATCCAATTATTAGGAACTGAAATAAAATCCATTAGACAAAATAAAGCAAGTCTTTCCGAAAGCTTTTGTAAAATTAAAAATGGGGAATTGTATGCTATTAATATATACATTTCAGAGTATAGAGCTGATGTAAATCATCTACCTAATAGAGATAGAAAACTTCTTTTGAAGAAAAAGGAATTAATAAAAATTAGTAAAAAATCAGAAAAGTCTGGACTAACAATTATTCCGAATAAATTATTTATCAATCAAAAAGGATATGCTAAACTTCAAATATTCCTGGCAAAAGGTAGAAAAATATATGATAAACGGGAAGTTATCAAGAAAAGAGAAAATGAACGTCACTCGTTCTAGATTTTGTCATTATAAGAAATGTTAATACTTAACTCATATAAAAGAAGAATAGGGAAAGCATGTTTTCTATATGTACGCAAAAAATTTTTATTAATTAATCCAATTTTAGAAAAAAAATAGACAAAAATTGGTAGAAGTACCATCTAAAGTGTAGATTGTATAATGGTATTAACATCATAGGATAAATCAAAAACGTTTTTTAAAATAGGACTTCCTTTGAATACATAGGCAAATTGAATGGTCATTGGAGAGAGAACGAAATATCCAAAAAGTATGCCAAACAATAAGAGTAAAGAAGTTGTTCTAAAAATTTTTAGAACAAAACTTTTTTCTTTCTACCTGGTTCAATAAACCTCCATACTCCTTTAAATTGACCAAAAAGCCATCTGTTTTGAAGATGCAAATCCTCAGGCAATATAAATTTTTTTTCAATATCCTAAAAAAACGATAAGTAACAAACTTAGATTTAGCTGGTGCCAAAATAATCTTATCGAAGAAGAGTTCTTTATTTAACAGTCATGCCTAATAGACAGCGAATAATACGCTTTCTAAGAACTTCGATATGAGACATAAAAGACATTAAGGACATTTTTTAAAAATTACGTAGATCCTTAACAAAAAATCTCTAGGATTTCATACTCGTCCTCCATTAGGTGAGCTATATCCCCAACTTTCTTACCCAATAGGCCTGAATAAATGGGAGAATTTACCGAAATTATCCCAATTTTAAGATTAGACTCCTCTTCTGGAACTAAGGTGTAAATAACCTTACACCCATAATTAAGCTTTTTTATTTTTATCCTAGATAGGATAGAAACCTTGGATTCATCCATTTTATAAACGTCTATAATCTTTGCTTTAGCAAGGCTTTTTTTTAGTGAAGCAATACGTGCTTCTAAAAATTCTTGATCTTCTTTAGCTGCATCATATTCAGCGTTTTCTGAAATATCTCCTTTATCCCTAGCTTCAGTTATTTTTATGGAAATATTTCCACGCTCTATATTCTCTAATTTTTCAATTTCTTCTTTAAGTTTTTTAACTCCTTCCTTAGTTACATATTTTTTCATTATTTTTTGACACTATGTAAAATAATTGTTTTTTCATCCTTCCAGCCTTCTTCTTATGAAGAACTTTTCTTTTAGATAGTTTATCTATCATAGAAATTGTTTTTCGAAAACAATAATCCAAGTTATTCCTATTTTCCTCTTTTTTAAGTTTTTTTATTGCTGTTCGTATAGATTTAAAATAATATCTGTTTCGAACACGAATTTTTTTATTTTTTAAAACTGAAGAATTATTTGCCATTACAAAAATGTATTAAAGCAGCCCATAGGGGAATCGAACCCCTCTTTTCAGAATGAAAATCTGATGTCCTAACCAATAGACGAATGGGCCAAGATTTAATTACCAAACCCAAAATAACGCAAATCATTCCAAAAATGGGTATATGATTTTTCAACTACTTCAGGTTTTCCTATATTAATAGACTCTCTAAGAGAGAAAGGAGCAAACGACATAGCTATTCTATGATCCTCGTAAGTTTTTATTAAAAAAAGATTTTCTTTCTTGAATTCAAAACCAAGAATTTGGAAGGAATTTTCGGTAAAAATAGATAGGACGCCTAGCTTAAATAGCTCCTTTTGCAAGGCTTTAAGCCTATTAGTTTCTTTAATTTTTAGTGTTTCAAGGCCTATTAAAACACATTTTCTGCGTAAAATAGCACAAGTAACTGCAATAGTTTGAGCAATATCAGGCATAGAATTTAGGTTTAGTTCTAAAAAAGTATGGAGAAAGTTATTTATTTTACTACTTAATATCATTTTGCCATTCGTGAAAATGGTATTTATTCCGAAATATTTTTTATATATTTTTGCAACAAAACTATCTCCTTGATAGCTTTTTTCTTCATAGGAACTCATTCTAATTTTGCCTTGTTTATAAATAGCAGACAAAGCATAGTAATAGGATGCAGAACTCCAATCAGACTCTACAGAAAAAACTTTCCGATTCAGTTTTTTAGTGGTATTTATACAAATAAAGTTTTTCATCCAATAGATTTTTATCCCAGTTTTCTTCAAAAGATTCAAAGTCATTTGAACATAAGGGTATGAAGTTATCTTTTCCAGAGAAAATAAAAGTTTTAATCCCTTTTCCAGGCGCGAACCTATTAACATAAGTGCGCTTATATATTGGCTGCTAATTTTAGGATCTATTTGGACAGACCATCCAGATATTTTTTTCCCACATATTTTAAGTGGAGGGAATCCCTCTTTTTCTAAAAAAAAAATCCGAGACCCCAAGGTTCTTAAAGAATTCACCAAAACTGAAATAGGTCTTTGTTTCATTCTATTGGAACCAGTTAAAATAATTTCACTCCCATCTTTAATAGAAAAATAAGATGTCAAAAAACGCATAGACGTTCCAGCATGTTCTATGTTAATTAAGGATTTTGAGTTTTTTAAAGCTCTTATTAAGATAAGAGTATCAGAAGCGTGGGAAAGATTATCAATTTTTATTTTATCTGTATAAATAGCTTGAAGAAGGAGTAACCTATTAGATTCACTTTTAGATCCTGTTATAACTATATAACCATATATGTTTGGATCCTTTTTACAAATTTTTAAAATAAAACACATATGAATAAACTAAAAGTAGCCATTCAAAAATCAGGAAGGCTTTATGATGATTCTCTTAAACTTCTTAAAGAATGTGGGATAAATATACAATTCAGAAAGAATCAATTAAAAGCTTTTGCGTTAAATTTTCCTTTGGAAATTTTTTTTATAAGGGATGATGATATTCCACAATATCTAGAGGATAGTATAGCAGATCTTGGAATAGTGGGCTATAATATTTTTTCGGAAAAAAGGAAAAGAATACAAGTTAAAGAAAGACTAGGTTTTGGCAAATGTCGCTTGTCTCTAGCTATTCCTAGACAACTAAATTATAGAGGAATCAAAGACCTAAACGGAAAGAGAATTACCACAAGTTATCCTATTCTTGTTCAAGAATTTCTGACAAAGCATCGTCTGAATGCAGAAATTCAAGAAATAAGCGGTTCAGTAGAACTAACTCCTAGTATTGGGTTATCCTATGGCATTTGTGATTTAGTAAGCAGTGGATCTACACTATTCATGAATGGACTAAAAGAAGTGGAGACTCTCTTGCAATCAGAGGCTATATTAGCTTCCTCTATGCTGCTAGAGGAAGATCCAATAGGAAAAAAACTAATGAAAGAACTTCTTTTTCGAATAAGAGCTGTAATAAATGCTAAAAATAATAAATACATATTATTGAATGCTCCTATAAATAAATTAGATAAAATAATGTTGTACTTACCTAAAAATCTAACTCTATCTCCATTTTTATTAAATTATCAATTTTGTGTAATACATACAGTAATTAGCGAAAAGGACTTTTGGAGAGTGGCTGAAAATTTAAAAATTTTTGGTGTTTTTAATATTCTCGTTATGCCGATCGAAAAAATTATTTATTAAGAAATTTTAGAATAGAGAAGAATTAATAAAATTATGGAAATAAAAACCTATCCTAATCCCACTTTTAAAATAAGGCCCACAAAAAATTCTCGTAGTATTTTACTCTCAAAAGTACGAGCGATTCTACAAAATGTAAAAATAAATGGGGATTATGCTCTAAAATTTTATGCAAAAAAATTTGATAGATGTTCATCCTGGAATGATATCCAGGTTCTAGAAGAAGAGATAGAAAGTTCTATAAAATTAGTATCAAAGTCTTTTAAAAAATCCATAGAACAAGCTTATAAAAATATAGAATTTTTTAACATTAATCAAATATACCATAAATTTAT is a genomic window containing:
- the smpB gene encoding SsrA-binding protein SmpB gives rise to the protein MKKIKNTLKICINNRKASFEYEFIEEYIAGIQLLGTEIKSIRQNKASLSESFCKIKNGELYAINIYISEYRADVNHLPNRDRKLLLKKKELIKISKKSEKSGLTIIPNKLFINQKGYAKLQIFLAKGRKIYDKREVIKKRENERHSF
- the greA gene encoding transcription elongation factor GreA, which produces MKKYVTKEGVKKLKEEIEKLENIERGNISIKITEARDKGDISENAEYDAAKEDQEFLEARIASLKKSLAKAKIIDVYKMDESKVSILSRIKIKKLNYGCKVIYTLVPEEESNLKIGIISVNSPIYSGLLGKKVGDIAHLMEDEYEILEIFC
- the rpsT gene encoding 30S ribosomal protein S20, whose product is MANNSSVLKNKKIRVRNRYYFKSIRTAIKKLKKEENRNNLDYCFRKTISMIDKLSKRKVLHKKKAGRMKKQLFYIVSKNNEKICN
- a CDS encoding 3-phosphoshikimate 1-carboxyvinyltransferase, encoding MCFILKICKKDPNIYGYIVITGSKSESNRLLLLQAIYTDKIKIDNLSHASDTLILIRALKNSKSLINIEHAGTSMRFLTSYFSIKDGSEIILTGSNRMKQRPISVLVNSLRTLGSRIFFLEKEGFPPLKICGKKISGWSVQIDPKISSQYISALMLIGSRLEKGLKLLFSLEKITSYPYVQMTLNLLKKTGIKIYWMKNFICINTTKKLNRKVFSVESDWSSASYYYALSAIYKQGKIRMSSYEEKSYQGDSFVAKIYKKYFGINTIFTNGKMILSSKINNFLHTFLELNLNSMPDIAQTIAVTCAILRRKCVLIGLETLKIKETNRLKALQKELFKLGVLSIFTENSFQILGFEFKKENLFLIKTYEDHRIAMSFAPFSLRESINIGKPEVVEKSYTHFWNDLRYFGFGN
- the hisG gene encoding ATP phosphoribosyltransferase codes for the protein MNKLKVAIQKSGRLYDDSLKLLKECGINIQFRKNQLKAFALNFPLEIFFIRDDDIPQYLEDSIADLGIVGYNIFSEKRKRIQVKERLGFGKCRLSLAIPRQLNYRGIKDLNGKRITTSYPILVQEFLTKHRLNAEIQEISGSVELTPSIGLSYGICDLVSSGSTLFMNGLKEVETLLQSEAILASSMLLEEDPIGKKLMKELLFRIRAVINAKNNKYILLNAPINKLDKIMLYLPKNLTLSPFLLNYQFCVIHTVISEKDFWRVAENLKIFGVFNILVMPIEKIIY